The Pyrus communis chromosome 8, drPyrComm1.1, whole genome shotgun sequence region CCACAAAGTTGAAGGTTCCCCTCAAATGTAGAAGCGTTGAAGCTCTGGAGCTGCGTGCCCGTTGGTATTTGTCCTTCAAGATTATTGTACGAGACATCTAATTCTTTCAAGAAATTAAGGCTTGTCATTGACGAGGGAATTTTCCCTGACAAATGATTCTTGGAGAGATCCAAATTCTCTAAATAGCCTAGGTTAGATATTTGGTCTGGAATGTTGCCGGAAAAGTTGTTGTTGCTAAGATTCAACCCACGGATAAGCTGCAATTGGCCGATCTCAGTAGGTATACTACCACTAATGCTATTGTTTGATAGGTCTATTGTTCCTGGAAAGTAAGATAATTTATGCGGCAaaaaattttgatattgtttTCCGAGGGTGAAGATGGGAAGTTCAAGTTCATAATTGTCTACTGGAGATGCATTCACCATCAACATTGGCAATCTACAAAGTTGTTTTGGAAATTCACCTGAAATTTGGTTGGAATGCATTTGCAGGTACAAGAGCTTCGGAAGAGTCCCCAACCAACTAGGAATTGACCCTGTGATTTGATTATCACCCAAATCCAACACCTCTAGATTCTTTAGGTTTGAGAACCAACCAGGTAACTGACCAGTGAGCCCACACTTTTCCAAATTCAACAAACGAAGATTCTGGAATCCATGGAAATTAACCATGTCATCATCAGTTGGCATTGCCTCGCGGTTAAACGAACCACCAATGAGGAGTGTGCGAAGATTTTTGCAACGCATTAATATCTTCATTGCCCCTGAAGCATTGGTCAACCGTAAATTTACAAGCGAGAGGAAGGACAAGGATTCCAATGAAAGAATCTGAGGTTGTATTTGTCCTTCTAAATAATGATTGTGACTCAATCGAATTGCTTTTAGGGACCTGCATGAGTAAAGGCTTATCGGCAAGATACCAGTGAAATTATTCCCACATAGGTCAAGTTTACTAAGGTGGCTGAGTTTGGAGAAATTAGGTGTGGTGAGGTCTCCTTCCAAGTTGTTGAATCCCAAATGTATTTCTAGGAGGTTTGTGCAGTTCATCAAAGATGAAGGTAAATTACCCTCTAAGCTGTTGAAGttaaaattcatgaatttcaaCTTGGAGAGCTTCCCGAAATTGATAGGGAGCACACCACTCAAATTGTTAAGGTACAAGTCAAGAATTGTGAGGTTGGCAAGGTTGGCAATTCTTTCACAAATGGCTCCATTTAGTGAATTGAGAGGTAATGCAAGTTCCTCAAGTTTGGTAGCGTTATAGATGTCTTCCGGAAGTGATCCTAACAAATTATTGTGACCGGCACGAAGTATCTGCAGTTTGGAACACCTCCCGAGCCCATGAGAAATGTTGCCACTAAATTCATTGGAGGAAAAATCCAATACTCTTATGGAAGGAGAGGATCGAAAACAAATAGATGAAGGGATATACCCAAAGAAGGTGTTGTTGCTGACATTGAAACTTGTCATATTCCAAGCTTgttggaaaaaagaagaaggaattgCACCATGGAAGTGATTGCTCGACAAATCTATTGTCTGAATATTTTTGGGTGGTAGAGAAAATGGTATCTCTCCCGAAAGAAGGTTATAGCTCAAATCAAGGATCTTGAGGTGATTCAAGGACGAGAAGAATTTGGTTTCAAGTGTGCCATAAAGTGAATTGTGGGAAAGGTTCAAGTGGGTGAGATGTGTGAGATTTGCAAGTGATGAGACAAACATACCTCCTTTGAGCCCTTTGGAGGGTAAGAGTAAATGAGTGACCCAACCCTCTTGATTACAAGTGATGTCGTTCCAAAGACAACAATCAACAGAACTACTCCAATTTATGGGAGGGGAAGATAGGGTGCGGGCGAAGGCCATGAGAGAGATGCATTCATTTTGGTTGCTTGCATGAATATTTGTTGTAGATATAATGAAAGAGAATAAGAATATGAGGAGGAAACCATGAgccattttttttaacttggaTATTTCTTGCAGTAGCAGGCCTGCACATATCAGATATATATAGGAACAACCAACGGTATGCAGCTATGtataatttgtgtgtgtgtgtgtgtgtgtgtgtgtgtgtgtgtgtgagcatACGTTAATGTACATTTTCCAAACCCTTCAATATGTCAAAGAGATTTTCTACAGTGAGAAAGACCTTGTTATTTTCATAAAAGGAACTAATATCTTCCATTCCAAACTACCCAACAAACCATATAAAACAATGGAGCTCCTCACGAGTCAAGGCATAAAATTCCACACAATCGTATTAAAGCAATGAAGGATGGTTGTTAAACAAAAATGGTATCCCATAGGGTTCTAAACAGAGGAATGCAAGAGGTAAAACAAGGAGTGtaaaaatcaatcacttcccaaaacgaaatggttatccaACCGTCTCAAAGAATTGCAGATCACATTAAAACTCGGGATTGCTTGAAAAATAATGGTACCCGAATATTCTATAAGATAACATCCATGAAAAGGGGAcaaagttcaaaatttgaaatcgcataaagaaaaccaaatatgtgtttcttcttctccattgaAATGGGTTAGATTGCAGTAAAAGGTTTATGAGCTGCAAGCCATCGCCCTGCAATATTCTTGAATATATAACAAATGAATTAATGTTGTACAATATTAATAAGTACCTGAGGGCTCGTTTTATATCTAGGAATGAGTTAGATTGTATAACTCTATTAtatcaaggaaaaaaaaattgtgttcaatgtgaaggtaaaagatgAATTTCTTATTAAGAAAACTCATCACTTTCAATTCCCAAAATTTTGTGTGACTAAAAAAGAcaagttttttttatcttaattaAGAAAACTCATCCCATTCTGATcccctaaaaataaaaagtcattTGCCTCCATCTTCAATTGAACTTGAATGTTATCCAATTAATCTGATGAATCTTAATAACCAAACAAGACTAAAAGGATACTATCGTATTGCAAACTGAACAAATTGGCAAAAAAACCATAACCAGACATTAATGTACATTTTTCTAACTCCTGTTCCACTTGTGAAAGCAAAGTGGAAAAGACCTTGTTTTTATAGTAAAGAACATTTTGCAACCTTGTGCTTTACGGCTACGTACAATTTAGTCAAAGCCGGATTTTAAGGGATGTGACCGGTTCCACTGCACAAGGCTCCAAAATTTTGGGGGCccctaaaaataatttttttattaaatataatattatataaaaataatataaaataatttaatcaaatcaatatatatatatatatataaatgccccacaaaaataattttttactaaatataataatatacaaaataatatataaaaatactaATCCAATCAATAATTATGTATATAAAAATCCGATGGCTGATTCCCATCAGTGCCGCTGATGCTGCTTCCTACTTTTCTTCTCTCACGCCCAAATCCCATCACTGCTCCCACTTTTCTTCTTTCACAATTTACACCACAGTTCCAGACTCCAGTGTCAGAATTCCCATCACTGCCGCTACAATCTACTTTACTTCTCTCTTCCCATTGTTCTTTTTCCCACAAATtattaaaccctaatttataaGTTCATGAAATTGAAGAGAAATTTCCAAATTATGAAGACAATTCAACTTATCAGAATGATGTAGACTTCAATTAAAGTAAGATATTTACTAATTTAAGTATATTGACTTGGAATTTGAAGATTTGGGTATTTCtcatttataataattttttttcttttgtacttTTCAGGGCAAAATCAAGAGGAGAGCAGTTACAAAAAATCACTAGACACTCACATATTGTGGACTATCATGTTTCATTGTTCATACTTACTATAATTTTATTGTGATATTATTTGAGATATAAAAGATGGCATCTACTAGAAAATATACATCTAGCTACTTGAAgcgtcaaagaaaaagaaaaattgaacaatTGACTCAGTCTCAAAAAAGAGCTATTGATAGGTTCtttctaaaagaaaaagaaccaaaaaattCAGTGGATGATTTAATTACGGAACAACAAGATGACAATGAGAAATTAGCTGATGATTTGGGTAATGATGAAATTGATAATGACCTTGATGGGAATGATAATCCTGAGGATGCTCCTATTGTCAGTGGTCAACCGAGTGAGTCAATTCCCTCAAACATTTATGATCCTCAAATTTGGGATAGTCTTGATCCCAAATGGATTGATTTGTTGGTAGAAAAAGGTCCTGCAAAAGATCTATCAATTGAGAAAGGTCCTAAAGATCAGTTTGATAGGCATTTTAATGCAGCCTTTTATACTCGATACTTATCCAATGGAGAGAAACATGATAGAGATTGGCTAGTCTATTCAAATGATGTTGATAAAGTGTTCTGTTTTTGTTGCAAATTGTTCAAGAAAGGGTCTCTCAAAGGTCAATTAGCAAATGAGGGCTACAAAGATTGGACACGTCTCAATGTGTGGCTTAAAAAGCATGAAACAGTTTTGATCACATCTCGAACATGACCACTTGGATTGATTTGCGTCTTAGATTGCAGAAAAACGAAAcaattgacaaagttatggacgaccagatcaagaaagaaaaagagcatTGAAGGGAGTTACTACGAAGGTTGATCTCTATTATGAAAATCTAGCTAAATACACACTGACTTTTCGTGGAAATAACGATAAGCTTTATCAAGAAAGCAATGGAAATTTTATGGGCTTAGTTCAAATGATGGCTGAATCTAATCCATTAATAAAGAATCATCTTCAACGCTTCCAAAATAATGAGATTTGTTATCATTCTCTTAGTCATACCATCCAGAATGAGTTGATATTGTTGATATCTTGTgaaatcaaacatgcaatcatTCAAAAAGTCAAAGAAGCTAAATATTTT contains the following coding sequences:
- the LOC137743789 gene encoding receptor-like protein 2 — its product is MAHGFLLIFLFSFIISTTNIHASNQNECISLMAFARTLSSPPINWSSSVDCCLWNDITCNQEGWVTHLLLPSKGLKGGMFVSSLANLTHLTHLNLSHNSLYGTLETKFFSSLNHLKILDLSYNLLSGEIPFSLPPKNIQTIDLSSNHFHGAIPSSFFQQAWNMTSFNVSNNTFFGYIPSSICFRSSPSIRVLDFSSNEFSGNISHGLGRCSKLQILRAGHNNLLGSLPEDIYNATKLEELALPLNSLNGAICERIANLANLTILDLYLNNLSGVLPINFGKLSKLKFMNFNFNSLEGNLPSSLMNCTNLLEIHLGFNNLEGDLTTPNFSKLSHLSKLDLCGNNFTGILPISLYSCRSLKAIRLSHNHYLEGQIQPQILSLESLSFLSLVNLRLTNASGAMKILMRCKNLRTLLIGGSFNREAMPTDDDMVNFHGFQNLRLLNLEKCGLTGQLPGWFSNLKNLEVLDLGDNQITGSIPSWLGTLPKLLYLQMHSNQISGEFPKQLCRLPMLMVNASPVDNYELELPIFTLGKQYQNFLPHKLSYFPGTIDLSNNSISGSIPTEIGQLQLIRGLNLSNNNFSGNIPDQISNLGYLENLDLSKNHLSGKIPSSMTSLNFLKELDVSYNNLEGQIPTGTQLQSFNASTFEGNLQLCGAPLPNECRDVDADNKSNIDQDADNERDELPGIYIFAALGFIVGFWGVCGSLVLNKTWRYAYFQFFDNVQDSLYVKMAVCMARMKRRIRD
- the LOC137742832 gene encoding uncharacterized protein, producing the protein MASTRKYTSSYLKRQRKRKIEQLTQSQKRAIDRFFLKEKEPKNSVDDLITEQQDDNEKLADDLGNDEIDNDLDGNDNPEDAPIVSGQPSESIPSNIYDPQIWDSLDPKWIDLLVEKGPAKDLSIEKGPKDQFDRHFNAAFYTRYLSNGEKHDRDWLVYSNDVDKVFCFCCKLFKKGSLKGQLANEGYKDWTRLNVWLKKHETVLITSRT